The DNA sequence TCCCTCGCCATCCACTTCCACTGGAAATCAGAGCTTTGTTTCGACTTTACCTGTCCTCAATCCGATTCCAAGGTACGTTAATTTTAAGAGGAAATTAGATTCTCAAAATGTCatattcaatccaaattcttcaaattttctctagtttataggtttttctggcAACCATCCGCAGCTTTGTTCTTattaatttggggattttacCACCTTTATCTCAGGCCTACTTCTGAAATTTCTCAAGAAAGTGCTCCATTAACGATTTTCTATAACGGAACCGTCACCGTATTCGATGTTTCTCTTGATAAggtttttatttcttcatttttcttatttactgCAAAATTTCCTATTAGAACTCTTCATATTCATGTGAAGCAACAACTCAGAAATGTATTTGTATTGTTTAGGCTGAGATGATCATGAAACTTGTGGAAACAGAATCGTCTGATCCGAAACTCGTAGTTCCTTCGAGCCACGAACATCCGGTGCTCGATAATCTTCATGGAGGTTAGAGTTACTGTTATTTCAGATTCAAATTTGCGATTCAACTGCTCCATTTATTTGTCAATGTTCGAAGTTTTCTCTACAAACTGAAAAGATTTCGTTCATCTTGCAGATTTGCCTATCTTTCGAAGGAAGTCTCTGCAGAGGTTTCTTCAGAAGCGTAAGGAGAGGTAAgctcacttttctttttccctttctttcattCTGATATCTCGATCACTCGTTGGTCCACATTAGGAACTTAATCCAAAGGATTTAAGCACCTTTGGAAAGTTTTGGGCGGGTTTCTGGTTTGAAAACTCACTCGCATATTTCGAATTTATAGTTTTTGTTTCCATCTCTCAC is a window from the Macadamia integrifolia cultivar HAES 741 chromosome 5, SCU_Mint_v3, whole genome shotgun sequence genome containing:
- the LOC122078883 gene encoding protein TIFY 9-like, whose product is MEKESSSKSQFQKLIEPQRSFRGIQGSISRINPQLLKNLIASPEGKREEHMFPSPSTSTGNQSFVSTLPVLNPIPRPTSEISQESAPLTIFYNGTVTVFDVSLDKAEMIMKLVETESSDPKLVVPSSHEHPVLDNLHGDLPIFRRKSLQRFLQKRKERLTTVSPYESVGTCGGQEMRIQTEPSQ